One window from the genome of Prinia subflava isolate CZ2003 ecotype Zambia chromosome 2, Cam_Psub_1.2, whole genome shotgun sequence encodes:
- the CNR1 gene encoding cannabinoid receptor 1, whose protein sequence is MKSILDGLADTTFRTITTDLLYVGSNDIQYEDMKGDMASKLGYYPQKFPLSSFRGDPFQEKMTGGDDSLLNIIPSEQVNITEFYNKSLSSLKDNEENIQCGENFMDMECFMILNPSQQLAIAVLSLTLGTFTVLENLLVLCVILHSRSLRCRPSYHFIGSLAVADLLGSVIFVYSFVDFHVFHRKDSPNVFLFKLGGVTASFTASVGSLFLTAIDRYISIHRPLAYKRIVTRPKAVVAFCVMWTIAIVIAVLPLLGWNCKKLNSVCSDIFPLIDETYLMFWIGVTSVLLLFIVYAYMYILWKAHSHAVRMLQRGTQKSIIIQSTEDGKVQITRPDQTRMDIRLAKTLVLILVVLIICWGPLLAIMVYDVFGKMNKLVKTIFAFCSMLCLLNSTVNPIIYALRSKDLRHAFRSMFPTCEGTAQPLDNSMESDCQHKHANNAGNVHRAAESCIKSTVKIAKVTMSVSTDTTAEAL, encoded by the coding sequence ATGAAGTCAATTCTAGATGGCCTCGCAGATACAACTTTCCGAACCATCACGACAGATCTCCTTTACGTGGGCTCCAACGATATCCAGTACGAAGACATGAAGGGCGACATGGCATCCAAGCTGGGGTACTACCCCCAGAAGttccctctttcttccttcaGGGGTGAtcctttccaagaaaaaatgACTGGAGGAGATGATTCCCTGCTGAACATTATTCCCTCAGAGCAGGTCAACATCACAGAGTTTTACAACAAGTCCCTGTCCAGTCTTAAGGATAATGAGGAGAATATACAGTGCGGGGAGAACTTCATGGATATGGAGTGTTTTATGATCCtgaaccccagccagcagctggccATCGCCGTGCTGTCGCTCACCCTGGGCACATTCACAGTCCTAGAGAACCTCCTCGTCCTGTGTGTCATCCTCCACTCCCGAAGCCTTCGATGCAGACCCTCCTACCATTTCATTGGCAGCTTGGCTGTGGCCGACCTCCTGGGCAGCGTGATTTTTGTCTACAGTTTTGTGGATTTCCATGTTTTCCACCGGAAGGATAGCCCCAACGTCTTCTTGTTCAAACTGGGTGGAGTTACCGCCTCCTTCACCGCCTCCGTAGGTAGCCTTTTCCTCACGGCAATAGACCGGTACATCTCTATACACAGGCCGCTAGCTTATAAAAGGATTGTTACCCGACCAAAGGCTGTCGTAGCGTTTTGTGTGATGTGGACCATTGCTATCGTAATAGCCGTTCTTCCTCTGCTCGGCTGGAACTGCAAAAAACTCAATTCTGTTTGTTCGGACATATTCCCTCTCATCGACGAGACGTACTTGATGTTCTGGATCGGGGTCACCAGCGTCCTCTTGTTGTTCATTGTCTATGCCTACATGTACATTCTGTGGAAGGCTCACAGCCACGCTGTTCGCATGTTGCAGCGAGGCACGCAGAAAAGCATAATCATTCAGTCGACGGAGGATGGTAAGGTACAGATCACTAGGCCTGATCAAACTCGTATGGACATCAGGTTAGCCAAAACCTTGGTCCTTATCCTGGTTGTTTTAATCATATGCTGGGGCCCTCTCCTCGCCATCATGGTGTACGATGTCTTTGGGAAAATGAACAAGCTCGTCAAGACTATCTTTGCCTTCTGTAGCATGCTGTGTTTGCTGAATTCAACAGTGAATCCCATCATCTACGCTCTGAGGAGCAAGGACCTGCGACACGCCTTCCGCAGCATGTTCCCCACCTGCGAGGGGACCGCGCAGCCCCTGGATAACAGCATGGAGTCTGACTGCCAGCACAAACACGCCAACAACGCGGGGAACGTGCACAGGGCTGCCGAGAGCTGCATTAAGAGCACAGTTAAGATTGCCAAAGTTACCATGTCTGTCTCCACAGACACAACTGCTGAAGCGTTGTAA